A portion of the Sabethes cyaneus chromosome 3, idSabCyanKW18_F2, whole genome shotgun sequence genome contains these proteins:
- the LOC128742659 gene encoding uncharacterized protein LOC128742659 — protein MGSLPNLSDLSTEKLERRLEERERMLARERIIERDFVRDKDATTMAMATARAHERPMFLHQQQIAAVKSLFQQKHPPIGRKVMRTRSSGQAHHIWDDPMIEQYLNNYSSPASSRSHRLIVAPTIAGGFPFQSSTLGNRRRDSGNSSIGATSVRRLLTVNNRSYGCRHKIPAHVRSKVTKTFVFLTIAHGLMCAALIPLIGLQGSNSTWFQQETWLAMGPDIGSALLSMCCLMTAAMCLVTTKVLRRFGYSIVLALVYGSLCVFLATHIYPVLVSLIPGYLILGLVLGPSVICKQTLVVSMAGKLSCSQPECGGTSMAGINADSYDDHRLLCSKDETIRRFCRWYKAAGDFGMIIGTLVAAFILTCASSNRAGCYYITTLSTVNASGSISAQYNNTAPSTLASNSIAYHQPSIEFGTTSTDYKPSDPNPTTKVTAPEMPSFRETLFFLYNIRIHHENREEDDGFQLDRFPYSTFQTNDHGERICGSHLCPVWDRNIPLNNSALSTFSLQSYSGTVPLMGIYLIFGVIALTLTGFTADIEHNVKFDSIRKMSDTLLFAGPMAYFIGTEQGYMLADFMKAFVSCELGPNSVAGAMIGMGIMQLIAACTLSMLLRHTKRVVVIIAGCIFHACLLLVLLRWKPSKDDSAVLYVIPAAWGVCNAVWETLLTALVTLTHSTKVAEVQSPLQALRFLGLGITFAGHGMLCEAPKIIILAILLVISVVPYTMLELKLESQRKAAKVNL, from the exons ATGGGTAGCCTGCCAAATTTGAGTGATTTGTCGACGGAGAAGCTGGAGCGGCGATTGGAGGAACGCGAACGGATGCTCGCCCGGGAGCGCATCATCGAGCGGGACTTTGTTCGCGATAAGGATGCAACGACTATGGCCATGGCGACGGCACGGGCACACGAGCGGCCGATGTTTCTACACCAGCAACAG ATTGCCGCCGTCAAGAGTTTATTCCAGCAGAAACATCCTCCCATCGGACGGAAGGTAATGCGAACCCGCAGTTCCGGCCAGGCACATCACATCTGGGATGATCCAATGATAGAG CAATACCTCAACAACTATTCATCGCCTGCCTCATCGCGCAGTCATCGTTTGATTGTGGCGCCTACCATCGCCGGCGGGTTTCCCTTTCAAAGTTCCACCCTCGGAAATCGACGACGTGATTCCGGCAATAGTTCGATAGGTGCCACCTCGGTACGACGTTTGCTTACGGTGAACAACCGCAGTTACGGGTGTCGTCATAAAATTCCGGCGCACGTGCGATCAAAAGTTACGAAAACCTTTGTATTTCTCACCATTGCTCACGGACTGATGTGTGCCGCGCTCATACCCTTGATAGGACTACAGGGGTCAAATTCTACCTGGTTTCAGCAGGAAACATGGCTTGCGATGGGACCAGACATTGGGTCTGCTCTGCTGAGCATGTGCTGCCTGATGACGGCCGCGATGTGTTTAGTGACGACGAAAGTTTTGCGCAGATTTGGATACTCGATTGTGTTAGCTTTGGTCTACGGTAGTCTATGTGTTTTCTTAGCCACTCATATCTATCCGGTGTTGGTGTCATTGATTCCTGGATATCTAATTCTGGGCCTGGTGTTGGGTCCATCGGTTATATGTAAGCAAACATTGGTTGTTTCAATGGCTGGAAAGTTAAGCTGTTCTCAACCGGAGTGTGGAGGAACTAGCATGGCTGGTATCAATGCTGACAGTTACGATGATCATAGGTTATTGTGCAGCAAGGATGAAACCATTCGACGGTTTTGCAGATGGTATAAGGCAGCTGGAGATTTTGGCATGATCATTGGAACATTGGTAGCTGCATTCATTCTAACTTGTGCCTCATCTAATCGAGCAGGATGCTACTACATAACGACTCTCTCTACTGTGAATGCTTCGGGGTCTATCTCAGCTCAGTATAATAACACTGCACCATCAACTTTAGCGTCCAACAGTATAGCATACCATCAACCGTCCATTGAATTTGGTACCACTTCAACCGACTACAAACCTTCAGATCCCAATCCAACAACAAAAGTAACCGCACCGGAGATGCCAAGTTTTCGAGAAACCTTGTTCTTTCTATACAACATTCGAATACATCATGAAAACAGGGAGGAAGATGACGGTTTCCAGTTGGATCGATTTCCTTATAGCACCTTCCAAACCAATGATCATGGTGAACGAATTTGTGGATCACATTTGTGTCCTGTTTGGGATCGGAATATTCCGCTAAATAACAGCGCCCTCAGTACGTTTAGTTTGCAAAGCTACAGCGGCACCGTGCCACTGATGGGAATATATCTTATCTTCGGTGTGATAGCTTTAACTTTGACCGGATTCACAGCGGACATCGAGCATAATGTTAAATTTGATTCGATTCGAAAAATGTCCGACACGCTGCTGTTCGCCGGACCGATGGCATACTTTATTGGAACTGAGCAGGGATATATGCTGGCGGATTTCATGAAG GCATTTGTATCCTGTGAACTGGGTCCAAACAGCGTAGCAGGAGCGATGATTGGTATGGGGATAATGCAATTAATCGCGGCGTGCACCTTGAGCATGCTGCTAAGACACACCAAACGGGTCGTCGTTATTA TTGCCGGATGCATTTTCCACGCATGTCTGCTGCTGGTTTTGCTGCGCTGGAAACCTTCGAAGGATGACAGTGCCGTACTCTACGTGATCCCGGCAGCCTGGGGTGTGTGCAATGCAGTTTGGGAAACGCTCCTTACTGCCCTGGTCACTCTTACGCATAGTACAAAAGTAGCGGAGGTCCAATCACCATTGCAGGCACTACGGTTTCTTGGACTGGGAATTACCTTCGCCGGACACGGAATGCTTTGCGAAGCACCGAAGATTATCATCTTGGCTATCCTGCTGGTGATCTCGGTCGTTCCTTACA